The Mytilus trossulus isolate FHL-02 chromosome 3, PNRI_Mtr1.1.1.hap1, whole genome shotgun sequence genome contains a region encoding:
- the LOC134710269 gene encoding cytoplasmic protein NCK2-like isoform X1 has protein sequence MHGDKKKCDVKHNVRMPAATMNEEGQQVVVAKYDYKAENAQELDIRKHEKLVLLDDTREWWKVQNNRNKSGFVPSNYVKKSKPSKIFSSLRATLGRRNKSDTKLTSHSPIVSRNGDTGSDQNSVSSDVTICDPQPSIVKFNYTPQRPDELGLTKAEQVTVLEKSIDGWWKGRKKDNSTGWFPSNYVDIIEEQNENSCPVEYSTAAMLEPRIQEQETVVALYAFTGTQPEELAFEKGERLVILEKPSEDPDWWRAQNERGLVGLVPQNYVQVLEDCETANSHSSSTPQSQSTSSLSNTSNLSVVGPGSRKQFRVSGPLADKDWYYGKITRQECEELLKKFANEGDFIIRDSESASGNFTVVLKAAERNKHFRVNVNDEQYQIGQQKFSSLDHLIEHYKKHPIFKQENEKLYLVKPFIMPSEF, from the exons TGATGTGAAGCACAACGTCCGGATGCCAGCAGCAACCATGAATGAAGAAGGTCAACAAGTCGTTGTTGCAAAATATGACTACAAGGCCGAAAATGCACAGGAACTAGATATAAGGAAACATGAAAAGCTGGTCTTGTTAGATGACACTAGGGAATGGTGGAAGGTGCAAAACAATCGTAACAAATCGGGATTCGTTCCCTCAAATTATGTTAAAAAGTCCAAACCTTCAAAGATTTTCTCTAGTCTCAGAGCAACTCTTGGAAGAAGAAATAAAAGTGATACAAAATTAACTTCTCATAGTCCTATAGTGAGCCGCAATGGAGATACAGGAAGTGATCAAAATAGTGTGAGTAGTGACGTTACGATTTGTGATCCTCAGCCTTCcattgtcaaatttaattatACTCCTCAGAGGCCAGATGAATTAGGATTGACCAAAGCTGAACAAGTGACAGTGTTAGAAAAGTCAATTGATGGGTGGTGGAAGGGTCGTAAGAAGGATAATAGTACAGGATGGTTTCCTTCAAATTATGTTGACATTATTGaagaacaaaatgaaaatagttGTCCCGTGGAGTATTCAACAGCAGCAATGTTGGAACCTCGAATTCAAGAGCAAGAAACTGTTGTTGCCCTTTATGCATTTACTGGTACGCAACCAGAGGAACTGGCGTTTGAAAAAGGAGAGCGACTTGTGATTTTAGAAAAACCGTCAGAGGACCCTGATTGGTGGCGTGCTCAGAATGAACGTGGATTAGTCGGGCTGGTCCCACAAAATTATGTTCAGGTTTTAGAAGACTGTGAAACTGCCAATAGCCACAGTTCTTCAACACCACAGTCCCAATCAACAAGTAGTCTATCGAACACTTCTAATCTCTCAGTTGTCGGTCCTGGAAGTAGAAAACAGTTTCGTGTTTCTGGTCCACTCGCAGATAAAGACTGGTATTATGGCAAAATAACACGACAAGAGTGCGAGGAACTTTTGAAAAAGTTTGCTAATGAAGGAGATTTCATTATACGTGATAGTGAATCTGCA AGTGGAAACTTTACAGTCGTTTTAAAAGCTGCCGAAAGGAACAAGCATTTTCGTGTGAATGTGAACGATGAACAGTACCAGATAGGTCAACAAAAATTCTCGTCACTTGACCATCTAATAGAGCATTACAAGAAACATCCTATCTTTAAACAGGAGAATGAAAAGTTGTATTTAGTCAAACCATTCATTATGCCGTCAGAATTCTGA
- the LOC134710269 gene encoding cytoplasmic protein NCK2-like isoform X2 has product MPAATMNEEGQQVVVAKYDYKAENAQELDIRKHEKLVLLDDTREWWKVQNNRNKSGFVPSNYVKKSKPSKIFSSLRATLGRRNKSDTKLTSHSPIVSRNGDTGSDQNSVSSDVTICDPQPSIVKFNYTPQRPDELGLTKAEQVTVLEKSIDGWWKGRKKDNSTGWFPSNYVDIIEEQNENSCPVEYSTAAMLEPRIQEQETVVALYAFTGTQPEELAFEKGERLVILEKPSEDPDWWRAQNERGLVGLVPQNYVQVLEDCETANSHSSSTPQSQSTSSLSNTSNLSVVGPGSRKQFRVSGPLADKDWYYGKITRQECEELLKKFANEGDFIIRDSESASGNFTVVLKAAERNKHFRVNVNDEQYQIGQQKFSSLDHLIEHYKKHPIFKQENEKLYLVKPFIMPSEF; this is encoded by the exons ATGCCAGCAGCAACCATGAATGAAGAAGGTCAACAAGTCGTTGTTGCAAAATATGACTACAAGGCCGAAAATGCACAGGAACTAGATATAAGGAAACATGAAAAGCTGGTCTTGTTAGATGACACTAGGGAATGGTGGAAGGTGCAAAACAATCGTAACAAATCGGGATTCGTTCCCTCAAATTATGTTAAAAAGTCCAAACCTTCAAAGATTTTCTCTAGTCTCAGAGCAACTCTTGGAAGAAGAAATAAAAGTGATACAAAATTAACTTCTCATAGTCCTATAGTGAGCCGCAATGGAGATACAGGAAGTGATCAAAATAGTGTGAGTAGTGACGTTACGATTTGTGATCCTCAGCCTTCcattgtcaaatttaattatACTCCTCAGAGGCCAGATGAATTAGGATTGACCAAAGCTGAACAAGTGACAGTGTTAGAAAAGTCAATTGATGGGTGGTGGAAGGGTCGTAAGAAGGATAATAGTACAGGATGGTTTCCTTCAAATTATGTTGACATTATTGaagaacaaaatgaaaatagttGTCCCGTGGAGTATTCAACAGCAGCAATGTTGGAACCTCGAATTCAAGAGCAAGAAACTGTTGTTGCCCTTTATGCATTTACTGGTACGCAACCAGAGGAACTGGCGTTTGAAAAAGGAGAGCGACTTGTGATTTTAGAAAAACCGTCAGAGGACCCTGATTGGTGGCGTGCTCAGAATGAACGTGGATTAGTCGGGCTGGTCCCACAAAATTATGTTCAGGTTTTAGAAGACTGTGAAACTGCCAATAGCCACAGTTCTTCAACACCACAGTCCCAATCAACAAGTAGTCTATCGAACACTTCTAATCTCTCAGTTGTCGGTCCTGGAAGTAGAAAACAGTTTCGTGTTTCTGGTCCACTCGCAGATAAAGACTGGTATTATGGCAAAATAACACGACAAGAGTGCGAGGAACTTTTGAAAAAGTTTGCTAATGAAGGAGATTTCATTATACGTGATAGTGAATCTGCA AGTGGAAACTTTACAGTCGTTTTAAAAGCTGCCGAAAGGAACAAGCATTTTCGTGTGAATGTGAACGATGAACAGTACCAGATAGGTCAACAAAAATTCTCGTCACTTGACCATCTAATAGAGCATTACAAGAAACATCCTATCTTTAAACAGGAGAATGAAAAGTTGTATTTAGTCAAACCATTCATTATGCCGTCAGAATTCTGA